The following are encoded in a window of Corythoichthys intestinalis isolate RoL2023-P3 chromosome 8, ASM3026506v1, whole genome shotgun sequence genomic DNA:
- the LOC130920317 gene encoding mpv17-like protein, which yields MTPIMIKAVVKHVRRFPWVTNVTLYGCLFAGGDFVHQWFSQRDQMDWRHTRNVAVVAFSFHGNFNFFWMRFLERRFPGNSAGMVLRKLILDQTTAAPLATSVFYTGVSFLEGKEDIMEDWRDKFLNTYKTGLMFWPFMQFLNFALVPPFVRTTFSGCCAFVWATFLCFSRQSGDGTAGAALAWMFPSKEDAVEKTDNVKRKQLTSQDAAVNPPSKHK from the exons atgacTCCAATCATGATAAAGGCGGTCGTTAAACACGTCCGTCGGTTCCCGTGGGTCACCAATGTGACGTTATACGGTTGCCTGTTCGCGGGGGGCGACTTTGTCCACCAATGGTTTTCACAACGGGACCAAATGGATTGGAGACATACGCGGAATGTCGCCGTGGTCGCTTTCAGTTTCCATGGCAACTTCAATTTCTTTTGGATGCGCTTTCTGGAGCGCAGATTCCCGGGGAATTCTGCCGGGATGGTGCTGAGGAAGCTGATTCTGGATCAGACCACGGCTGCGCCCTTGGCCACAAGCGTCTTCTACACAG GTGTCAGTTTCTTAGAGGGCAAAGAAGATATCATGGAAGACTGGAGAGACAAATTCCTTAACACTTATAAG ACTGGACTAATGTTCTGGCCGTTCATGCAG TTTCTGAACTTTGCCTTGGTGCCTCCGTTTGTGCGGACCACCTTCAGTGGCTGCTGTGCCTTCGTGTGGGCCACCTTCTTGTGCTTCTCGCGTCAAAGTGGTGACGGCACCGCTGGTGCGGCACTTGCATGGATGTTCCCCTCCAAAGAGGACGCAGTGGAGAAGACAGACAATGTTAAACGGAAGCAACTTACCTCTCAAGATGCAGCGGTAAATCCTCCATCTAAACACAAGTGA